TTCACGGCAGCAGCGCAGTCAGTAAGGGTGAAGCCAGTACACTTCGTGCTACCGGGATTTGACCAGAGTGTGTGGGGCAAATGGTCATCCAGAATGTAGAAGCCGGCCGCTTTACCACCGTTCTTGAGGGCGGTCTGTACCTGCTTGCCACCTGTGCAAGTGCTCCAGTTTTTCCAGTAGCCGGGCGTGCGGGCAGTGCCTTGTGGGAAGGTGTTATTCACCAGGAATTTGAGCCGTACCATCGCCGTCGCCCCATATTTGTTGGTTGGTAACTGGATGGCAGTACCAGGCCCAAACTCCATGCACAGATTTCCTACTGCTTCTCCTTGGTTGTAGTCGCCACCAGTGCCATTTGGGTCATATAATGTCACTGTTTTGAACGTCCCATCTCCGTTGTCAATTTGCCATACTACGGAGAAACCGGACGGCACATTGAGTTCGCACAAGGTGTAGTTCTTATTGGCACTCAACGTTACACCTGTAAACAACTCGCTGGAGTTAGTAAGGCTGGTTGTTTCAGACTTAACGGGTGTAGTACCAAAACCCTTAGGTCCATTATAGATTGCGAAGGTGTAGCTTTTTGAGCTATTGACCGCTCCGTTTGTTTGTTTGAGCAGCGTAAGTCCACTGCACTCAGCTACATTGACGGTGAGAGTAGCCTCCGTGTCGCAGCTCTTGCTATCAGTATCAGCATAAAGGCGCGAAACTGTAGCTGTGAAGCTATGGCCACCGACTTTCACTAATAAGTTATCGAAGACTGTAATAGCATTCCCACCTGCGTCTTTCCACGTTACGATATCTCCCTCTTGAGCTCCAATGGCAGTATTGTAGCTACTTAGGGCTACCCCAACCATTTCCTTCTCACAGAAATTTGCGCTCGCGTTTTTGAGAACAGGAGCACCCAAAATCTTAATGGTGAGAGTAGTAGAGTTGCTGCAGGAGGTGCTGCCCCGAGTAAGGGTAGCTGTGTAGACGTGAGTACCTACTGCTAAGTCGCCAGTAGTTGTGACGACATCAGCGCCTTTTTTCCAGACGACAGCATCACCAGTTACAGCCCCAATGGCACCATTGTAGTCGCTTAGTGTAGTATTGCTTTGCATATCGTTGCAGAAATCCACGCTTTTGGCGGTCAATTCAGGCAACGGTTTGACCGTCAGCGTCCCCTCAGCCTCAGCGGAGCAACCAGTAGTCTTATTGGTTACAACGGCTTTGTATTTATCGCCATTTACGGCATCAGCTTTGGCAACGAGGTAGCTGCTATTGGTTGCGCCTGTGATGATGTTGCCATTCTTATACCACTGGTAGCTGTACACGCTTGCATCGTTCGGCGTGGCTTGGAACATAGCGTCTTCAGCTACACATTTCGCTACATCAGCAACGGCCGCATTTGGTAAAGCGTTTACCTTCAGTGTCCCACTGCCAGGCGCTGAACACAAGGTCAGTATGTTCGTGACAACGCTTTTATAGACGTCGTTATGCATAGCCGCCGTTACCGCCATCACAGTATAACTGCTGCCAGTTGCTCCCCCGATGATGTTACCATTCTTATACCACTGGTAGCTATAGACAGCAGCATCGTTGGGCATAGCTTGAAACGTGGCGTTTTCACCCACGCACTTGGTCACGTCCGCGACCGAGGATTCAGGTAAGGCGTTTACCTTCAATGTCCCTTCAGCTTCTGCCGAACAGCTAGTGCTTTTGTTTGTCACTATGGCCTTGTACTTGTCCCCATCCACAGCAGTAGCTTTAGCGACGAGGTAGCTGCTGGTAGTCGCGCCCGTGATGATGCTGCCGTTCTTGTACCACTGATAACTGTAGACTCCAGCGTCGTTCGGCGTAGCCTGGAAAGTTGCGTCTTCACCCGCGCATTTGGCTACATCAGCTACTGCTGCATTTGGAAGTGGATTTACCTTCAGTGTTCCTTCAGCCTCAGCGGAGCAACCAGTGGTCTTGTTGGTGATCACAGCCTTATACTTGTCGCCATCGGCGGCATTGGCTTTAGCAACGAGATAGCTGCTATTAGTTGCATCTGAAATGATAGTGCCATTCTTATACCACTGGTAGCTGTACACGCTCGCATCGTTCGGCGTAGCCTGGAATGTGGCATCCTCGCCTATACACTTCGCTACATCGGCTACTGCCGCCGCTGGCAGAGAATTAACTTGCAGTGTGCCACTACCTTCGCCTGGGCACTGAGTAGAGATGTTCGTGACAACGCTTTTGTAGACGTCGTTATTCATAGTAGCAGTCACGGTTGAAACCGTGTAGCTGCTGTTGGTCGCTCCCCCGATAATAGTACCGTTTTTATACCACTGGTAGCTATAAGTAGCAGCATCGTTGGGCATGGCTTGAAACGTGGCGTTTTCGCCCACGCACTTCGTTACATCCGCGACTGATACTATGGGTACCGGATTTATAGAGATGGATTTGGATACCTGATCGGAAGAACATTGGCTGTTACCCGTCAAACCCTGATTGGTAACAATTACGCTATAGGTTCCACCTGTGCTAACAGTAATGCTGGGGTCGGTAGAGGTAAAGCCGCCAGGGCCCGTCCAACTGTACGTATAAGGTGCCGCACCACCGGTAACAGCGGCCGTTAGTGTGCTGGAGCCGCAGCCTGGGGTTACGTTGATAGCTACTTGAGGCTTGCTGAAGAAATTGCCTAATAAGAAGTCTCCAGGGTAGCCGTAATCTCCTGCGACACGCGGGTTTCCAACATGAAAGAGGTAAAGCAACCGTCGATGCCAGCTAGTGAACACAAGTTCACGCCTCCTTCGAAGAAAGCACCCGCCGGAAACTTATTCGTGGTACCATCTTTAGGTTGATAGGGCCAAGGTGAATCAACTTCGGTGGTGTTGACGGTGGCAAAATAATTAGCGGAAGTAAGTGTGATCGACTGCAGTGTGCCGCCCTTCTGATCTCCGCCAGTTCCTACCCACTCATAAGCTGTAATTTCAGCAGCGCCACCGCCGTTGGTGAAATTGCTAATTAATAGTAGGTCACCAACTGTATGAGTGCCGTTGAACTTTCCTCCACTACCGAGGGAGACATTACTTTTAAATAACCAAAAGCCAATCGCCGCATCTCCATTAACTGCATAGCGGTCAGCAAAAAAGTAAAGATTACAGCCATAGAGTGCTGCACCCCCATCCAAAATATCACCCTTATCTGTGGGAGTACCCGATGTATATAGCCAGGAGCTAATATCATTGTCGTCTTTGGAGCCACCGCCAGTAAAAATCTTTTCGCCCCCTACACCATCCTGTTGGACCCCAGTGCTAACTGTTGCCCCGAAGTGCCATTATGAATCAGGTTCCAGTCGTCGGGAGGGTTTGGATTTACTGCAATAGCATTCCCATCCAGCTCAAATCCGGCAGCTACTTGCGCCTGTGTAATAGAGCTAAAGCTTAAAAGCAGCAATAAGGCACCAATAAGAACGCGCCAACACTTGACGGCTGGAGCAGGTAAGGAATTGGGGTAGGATGTACAACCAATAACCCCATTGTTAATGGAGAGCTTTCCCATAATAGTAAGGTGTGTGGAAATGAGGGGTAGAACAAAGTATCAGGTTCGCTGCTGAGCAGCTCACCAAGGCACACCCTTACAGGCGTCGGCCTCGGACACAAGAGCAAATGCACCACTAGCAATCACTGGGGCTAGTGGTTGGCACAACGCTACGCCAGCTACTACACCAGATTTTGGTGGATCAAACGCGGGCTTCCTCGAATGAAATGCTACTTATAAAGCGAGGGCTAAAAGGCAGAGATGCCTCCAGCACGAAATGTCTCCTTGGACGTGAGTAAGCCTTGGAGGAGACTACTTGTAAGGCTGCTGATACTATCTACTTAAAATAGTAGCTCACCTTGTTGCGCCTTTTGCTGCTTTACAGGAGTGTAAAAGGGCCTTTCAGAGATGGCCCTAGTAAAGCTGACCTGGTTATTGTTTTGAGCCTAGTCAGTTTCGCGTAATAAAGCAAAAACAAAGGGTGCCTAAAAACCTTACCATTGCCGTCGCAAGAGTAAGAAACTACACTGATAAAATAGCCCTTAATAAAATTAGAGCTTAATAATTGATGAATGTTTTTTTCGATTATTGATCTGGTCAATACTTGAACTTTATTAATACTCAAGCAATAATCGAAGGCGAGGTGCCGCAAAAAAACACAACAGTGATCCACATAAAGAAATCACCATACCAGCAAGGGTTAGCTGTTTCGGGAAGTCTTTGTTGATAGAATAATCTAAATTAAACAAATAATAATCTTATGCAATAGTAAATTGATTAATTATTAATGATAAATTATTCTTTATATAATGTTCAAAAAATATATAACTATAGTAAGTAAAAACGCATTCGTAATCGATTGATTAAATGCGTTTGCTATAATCTCCGTTGGTAGCACCATTCAGTTGCCTTATCCTATTCCTGAGCCTAACGAAGTGACGCTTCCTGCTTCAACCATAGTAGGTCTATAATTCAATTTTATTCTGGACTAATACGGCAATTATGTAATAGTTTTTGTGCATAATGGTTGGAACAATAGGTAGAGATTCAGGCGGCCTTATTGAAGATAATATAACTGTACAGTATGTGTTCATACTGTAAGCACGAAAAGCCAGACGTAAACGGACTATAACCGAGAGAAGCCCCCAGAACCAGTTCTGGGGGCTTTTCTCGGTTATAGTATCTGGCAGCGCGAACACACATACGTAGCTCGCCCACCCACATAGCTTTTATCAATTAGCGTTTTAGGATGGCGGGGACAAAACTTGTGCTGCTCCGAGCCGGGCGTGGCGGAGTCGTCCCACTCGCGGGCGTGGATGAGGAAGGAAGCTGGAAAGTGCCGATACGTAGCCTCGTGCTGAATGGCAGTTTGCAACACTAGCTGAATAGCTGCACTCAGGGCCTTGAATTCCTTATCACCTAGTGAGTTGGCGACTCGTTCGGGATGAATCTTGGCCTGAAACAATACCTCATCCACAATCCAGTTTCCTAGTCCTGCCGTGATGCGCTGATCAAGCAGCAGAGGCTTGAGAATGGTCTTTTTGCCCCCCAGTGCTTGCTTGAGATAGGGGGCGCTTACGTCGAGGGCATCGGGGCCTAGCTTCTTGGCTTGCTGGTACGCTTCTACGCTCTCGGCCAGACGAATGCGCCCGAACTTGCGGGGGTCGATGAAGGCCACGCGCAGGCCGTCGGCCAGGTGCAGAGCCACGCGAGTGAAGCGGGGCGCGTCGTGGTCGTCGCGGTAGGCACCTACATCGCCGGTCATGCCAAAGTGCAGGGCCAGCACGGCGCCATCATTCAGCTCCAGAAAACAGTTTTTGCCAATACGGCGGGTGGCCGTTACCTGCCGGCCGACCACGCGCTGGCGGAGCGTGTCCTCGTCCGCGCCCAGCACATGAGCGTCGCGCACTTCAAAGGCAGTAATCGGTTGATGAAGAATAATGTCGTCGAGAAACCGGCGGTAGGTTTCTACTTCGGGTAGTTCGGGCAATGAGGTAAGGAACTTAGATGGGGTAAAAACCAAAAAATGCCCTTGGGGGGCATTTTTCAAAGAATCAGCATTCTATTAACCAACTTTCCCACCGGAAGTTCCGATCAGTAAAGACCAGTTTGGTACTTGCTCTAAATTCGCATGGTGCCTACGGCGACCACTACGGCGGTGCCCCCAATTTGCACCATCTCAATCGACTCGTGCGAGCCCCGCACACTCACTTGCACCGTGCCAGGGCGGTCGAGCCAATGGCCCTGCTCCGCCACAAAATTGAGGGTATCGAGGTAGCGATAATGCCAAAGATAAGCGGCCATGCCGCCCGTTGCCGAGCCCGTAACGGGGTCTTCAATAGTATCGGGCGGTACACCGAAGTGGCGGGCGAAGGTGTGCCCAGCCTTGGTAGCGCCGCCCAGACAGAAAAGATGAGGACTAAAGAAGTCACTGGAGGCGCGGTACTTACGGAAAGACACTGGCTCGGGAGGAGTAGCGCGGCGCAGGGCATCGTGGTTGCGGAGCAGCACCATGAGCTGCGGAGTGCCGGTGCTCACTGTCTGGATGAGGGCGCCGGGATACAGGTCGTCGGGGGTGAGACCAAAGAAGGGCATCACCACTTCTGGCTCGTGCACCGCACCGAAGACCGGGCGGCGCTGAGTCATGACAACGTGCATGGGTTTTTGCCCCCCAGGCGCCAATACATCAATCTGAATGGGGCCTTCCTGCAATTCCAACTGCAAAGTGGTGTGAATGCCGGCTAGCGGCAGGCGACCCGCATAAATAAGAGCCGTAATAGCCGCAATAGTAGGGTGGCCGGCCAGCGGCAATTCTTCCGCAGGGGTAAAATAGCGCAGACCAAAATCGGCAGTGGCCGAACGACGCACGAATACGGTTTCGGATTGGTTGAACTCGCGGGCAACCTTCTGCATGGTTTCCGGCGAAAGTTCATCCGCATCAAACACCACCGCACACGGGTTGCCGCTCAGCGCTGTTTGGGTAAAGGCATCGACAAGCAAAAAGGGGTAGGAAACGGGCATAGGCGCGGCAGGAACGGAACCTCTAAGGTAGGAAGAGTCGGGGAGTTAGATATAAAAAAAAGCTAATTCCTCGAGAGAGGAATTAGCTTTAGACAAAAACTCAACCAAGACTTAGGAAGGGTCGGAAAGGCGGCCTACCTGCTCACCATCGGTATCATAAACGCCACCGTTGGCGCTGACATACAGGCGGCGCTGTTGCCCATCGGTAAGCACATACGGAAACGTGCGGCTGCCGGAGCGTGTCAGGCGGCCCACCACCTGCGCCGAGCGACTGTTGCGCCCCAGGCGCACTACACTAAGACGGTCAGTTAAATAGTATTGCTCATCGGGGTAGTCGCGGAAGGTAATTTTACCAATTACGCTTACCATGGAGCTAGTCGTTTGCACGGGAGTAACCGGCGGATTGCGTTGGGTAAGCACCGCCGGCGCAGCAGAGGGCGCAGAAGCATTACGGCTAGCTACAATCTGTCCGTTGGCACGCTGCCAGCCCTCTCCAATAGCCTTGAGGCGGGTAGGACGGCCAGGGTGCGTAGCTGATGCTTGATCATCGGCAATGACGGCCATAGCGGCCTGCGCCTGGGCTAAGCTAGCGCCCATCTTGCGCAGCACAAAGCCCGAAAACTCATCGGCCTCCAGCTCGTCGGTAGGGTTGCTGCCGCCGGCGCGCAAGGTATGACCATTGAGGTGATGACCCATCTCGTGGGCCAGAATGCTGATACCTGCCCAGTCAGTGCGACCGGCCTGGTTCACAGCCCCCACAAACTGCGGGTTATAGAGCAAATAGCGCTGGCCGTTGTACACCACTGCCGCCGCATTTTGCACTTCGGTAGTGGAACGCAGCTCGAAGCGGGGCTTCAAACCTACCACATCCGTGATTTCGCGCAGCACATCGCGCTGGCCACCCGTACTCGATTGGGCCGTAGCTACGGTACCCGATAAAAAAAGCCCCCAGCAAGCAACAGGCCTGCAAAACGGCGGAAGATGCGGTTGGTTTTCATAGATAAAGCTTGATAAAGTTGACGCTTCACAAAGGCAACTTTCCGGCCAGAGGCACAAAGCAGTCAGCTTGTCAGCGGTTCGAAATCATAACGTTATCTGGGGGCTTTTCGTTTGAAAAACGTAGAAAAAGTAAAATTTAGTTGTCGAGCTATAAAGTAGTTAGGCGAAGGCAACCTATAGCACTATAATGAGCCGCTTGGCATGACCGGCTGGATTTGGGACGGGGCGTTACGCTAAAGCTGGTACGCCTTCGGTGGGGGCATTGGTCGTGCGTTCGCCAATTTGCTGGCGCCACATGGCGTAATACAACCCTTTGGTAGCCAGTAGCTCAGCGTGGCGACCTTGCTCGGCAATGCGGCCGCGCTCCAATACATAGATGCGGTCGGCGTGGAGCACAGTGCTGAGGCGGTGGGCAATGAGAATAGTGATGTGCTGGCGCGAACCGGATAACTCCCGCACCGTCTGGCTGATTTCCTCCTCCGTAAGCGAGTCAAGAGAAGAGGTGGCTTCGTCGAAAACCAGTAACGTTGGACGGCGCAACAAAGCCCTGGCAATACTCAAACGCTGCTTTTCGCCCCCGAGACCTTCACGCCCCCTTCCCCGATGACAGTGTCCAAGCCCTGCGGGGCGCGGGCCAGCAATGAGTCGGCGGCGGCTTGATGTAGTGCACGGAGACACTCTTCGTCGGTGGCTTGGGGTGCAACGAATAGAAGGTTTTCGCGGATGGTGCCAGCGAATAACTGGGTATCCTGCGTCACAAAACCAATCTGCTCGCGCAACTGGTCGAGGTCGAGCTCATCGCCAGGCAAATCGTTGTAAAGAATCTGGCCGCTGGCTGGTGGATACAGACCCACGAGTAGCTTCACTAAAGTCGTTTTGCCCGAACCAGAAGGCCCCACGAACGCAATGGTTTCGCCGAGCTTGGTGTCAAAAGAAATACCATCCAGCGCCGCGTTATTGGCCGACAAATGCTGAAAGCGGACATCAGCAAAACGAAGCGTTTGGATTTGCTCAATGCGCTTCGGATTGCTGGGTTTTACCTCCTTCGGCGTATCCAGAATCTGCTGGTAATTAGCTAATGAAGCCTCAGTTTCGCGGTAGATATTGATGATGTTGCCTAGCTCCTGCAAAGGGCCAAAAATGAAGAAAGAGTAGATGAAGAGCGAGAAGAATTCGCCCACCGTAATGCGCCCGTTGACCACCAGAAACAGCATGAGCAGCAGTATGCCGTTGCGCAGCAAGTTCACGAACGTACCCTGAATAAATGACAGGGAGCGGATGTAGCGCACCTTCTTCAGCTCCAGCTTCAGAATCTTGTCGGTGGTGGCATTGAGGCGCAAAGTTTCTTGTTGGCCCAGGCCCAGGCTTTTCACCAATTCAATGTTGCGCAAGCTCTCCGTAGTAGCACCAGCCAAGGCGGTGGTTTCGGCTACAATTGTCTTCTGTAATACCTTGATTTTCTTGCTTAACACGGAGCTGAGAATACCCAGCAACGGTATGGTAAGAAAGTACACCGGCGCGATAACCCAGTACACCGTAATGGCATACACGACCACGAAAATAATGCCTACCAACGAGGTAAAAAGCACATTTACAAAGCTTTGAATAAGCTTCTCCACGTCGGAGCGTACCTTTTGCAGCTTGCCTAAGGTTTCGCCGGAGCGCTGATCTTCGAATACCTGATAAGGCAATTCGAGCGAGTGGCGTAGGCCGTCGGAATACAGTTGGGCGCCCAAGCGCTGAGTGATGACGTTGACGTAGTAATCTTGGAAGTTTTTGGCAATCCGTGACACCATGGCCACACCCATGGCAGCTAGAATCAGCGTGCCAGCGCCGCGGATGAAGGTGCCCGCGTTGATGTCGTGTAGCTCGCCGCCGGGTTGCACCACGTACTGGTCAATAATTTTGCGGAAAATCCAGGGGTCGAGGAGCGAGAAAATCTGGTTGACGGCTGCCAGAGCCAACGCCAACGCCAATAGACCTCGGTATTGACGCAGATAAGAATAAAGTAGGCGCATGGAAGGGGAGAGTTATGGCTGAAAAGCTGCGAGCCTGAGTAGAAGTTTAAGAAAAGCCCGAGCAATACCCAATTTACTCCCAACTTCCTCCCAAAGCCCGCACCAATTGCACCGTATAGCGCAGCTGATTGGCTTGAGTTTGAACGCGCTGACGCGCCGCATTCAGCGTAATCCGATCGGCATCAACTACCTGAAAATAATCGGCGAGGCCGCGGCGGTAGCGTTCCAAGGTGAGGCGCCCGGCTTGTCGGGCAGCGGTGAGGGCGCGTTGCTGGGCGGCGAGCTGAGCAGTGGTTTGCTGCACATCGGCGAGGGCCGTTTCTACTTCCTGAAAAGCCACCAGGGCCGTTTGGCGGTACTCGGCTGCCTGGGCGTCATAGCGCGCCTGCGCAATCTGTTGGTTGGCCCGCAAGCGGCCGCCGTTGAACACCGGAATTGATATGCCGCCGCCCAAATAGTAGGTGTAGTTATCCGAAATCTTCGGCAAATCGCGAAGCTCGGCGGCTTGGGGACCGATGAAGCCATTGAGTAGAAGCGTTGGCAGACGGGCCAGGCGGGCAGCATCCACGCGGGCGTCAGTAGCCGCCAGCAGACGCTCGGCCTGGAGTAAGTCGGGACGAGTGGTGAGCAGGGCGGCGGGCACGGAGGCAGGCACCTGGGGGGCATTTAGCGGCCCGCGCCGCGGCATTACGCTAAACGTGCTGGCCGACTGCCCCGTGATGGTTGCCAAGGCAGCTTCGAGGCCTTTGCGCTGGCGTTGGGCATCGAAAAAGCTGGCCTCGACGGTGGCCAATTCGGTTTCGGCGCGGCGCACGGCTATTTCGTTATCGACGCCGGCCGTGAAGCGGGCATTGGTAAGTGCCAAGCTTTGCCGACGAGCCAGCAAGGTGCTGTCGAGCACGGCCAATTCGGCGTCGAGGCCACGAATACCGAAGTAATACGTGGCGGCATCGGCAGTCAGGCTGAGTTGTACGGTGCGCAACTCGGCTTCGCTGGCTTCCGATTCAGCTTTGGCCGCTTGCACACCCCGGCGCAAACGGCCCCAGACATCTACCTCGTAGCTCACATTGAGCGGCACATAGTATTGTGTTTGGGTAATGCCATTGGCTGTGGTGGCACCCCCAGTTTCGCCCCCCGCAGCAAATGGCAACGGCCGCAAACCCGATAGGCGAGTGAGATAAGCCTGCGGATCAATGGTGACTTCCGGCTGCCGCGTGGACGTAGCGACGCGAATGGCGGCGCGGGCTTCATCCACGCGAGCTACGGCGGCTTTCACGCTAAAATTGCCCCCAGCGTTTGTTCGGCTAGCTTGGTGAGCTCAGGGTCGTTGAACACCGTCCACCAAGCCGGTATGGCGGGCTGCTGCTTTGCGCTCACGGATGCGGGTGCAGGGGGTGCAGTTGGGGCCGTCGTGCTGGAGCCGTTTTTCCACGCAGGCGGCGCCGACACTTCGGGAGCTTGGTAGCGCGGCGACCGGGCACAACCCATCAAGCCACTAAGTAGCAACAGCGGTAGGAATAGATAGGGAAAAATCCTCATGCAGGGTGACGAACGGTGAATCCCAGGCGGGAGGTTACTTTTCTGATTTCTTATCGGCGGGCGTTTCGACGCGGGGTTTATCGGGGTCGTAGGGGCGCTCGGGCGCTTTCGGCTTCGACTGGCTTCCCGGTTTTTCGTCCTCTTTCTTGGGCTTTCGCGCTTCTACTTGCTGGCCGTCGCGCAGGCTTTCAATCGGATTGACGACTAGCATCTCGCCGCCTTTCAAGCCTTTTATCACTTCAATCTGGTCGCCAAAATCCCGGCCGGGCACGATGGTTTGGTAGCGAATCTTATTGTTTGCCACCACTACCACGCGCGGCTCAATACCACTCGGGACCAGCGCATTGGCGGAGATAACCACGCTGGGCCGGGTGCGCGGCAACTGAAATCGTACTTGGGCAAACATGCCGGGCCGTAGCAGCTTGTCGGTGTTAGGCACCTGTACCTGAGTGAGCAGAGTGCGAGTTTCCTCGTTCAACGCGCCCGCATCGCGAGCCACGCGGCCCGCGAAAGTGCGGTTGGGATACTCAGGTATCAGAATATCGGTTGTCATGCCCGGCTCAATGCTGGGTACAAAATTCTGCGGAATGTTGACGAAGGCTCGCAGCGTATCCGTCTGCTCAATCTTGAAGAGCTGCGTTCCCTCCGCGTTGCTAGCCGACACCAACGACCCGACTTCCACATTGCGTTGGGTAACAATGCCCCCAAACGGCGCCGTAACCCGCCGAAAACCTTGTTGGGCCAACAGCCCGTTGAGC
The window above is part of the Hymenobacter radiodurans genome. Proteins encoded here:
- a CDS encoding T9SS type A sorting domain-containing protein; its protein translation is MLYLFHVGNPRVAGDYGYPGDFLLGNFFSKPQVAINVTPGCGSSTLTAAVTGGAAPYTYSWTGPGGFTSTDPSITVSTGGTYSVIVTNQGLTGNSQCSSDQVSKSISINPVPIVSVADVTKCVGENATFQAMPNDAATYSYQWYKNGTIIGGATNSSYTVSTVTATMNNDVYKSVVTNISTQCPGEGSGTLQVNSLPAAAVADVAKCIGEDATFQATPNDASVYSYQWYKNGTIISDATNSSYLVAKANAADGDKYKAVITNKTTGCSAEAEGTLKVNPLPNAAVADVAKCAGEDATFQATPNDAGVYSYQWYKNGSIITGATTSSYLVAKATAVDGDKYKAIVTNKSTSCSAEAEGTLKVNALPESSVADVTKCVGENATFQAMPNDAAVYSYQWYKNGNIIGGATGSSYTVMAVTAAMHNDVYKSVVTNILTLCSAPGSGTLKVNALPNAAVADVAKCVAEDAMFQATPNDASVYSYQWYKNGNIITGATNSSYLVAKADAVNGDKYKAVVTNKTTGCSAEAEGTLTVKPLPELTAKSVDFCNDMQSNTTLSDYNGAIGAVTGDAVVWKKGADVVTTTGDLAVGTHVYTATLTRGSTSCSNSTTLTIKILGAPVLKNASANFCEKEMVGVALSSYNTAIGAQEGDIVTWKDAGGNAITVFDNLLVKVGGHSFTATVSRLYADTDSKSCDTEATLTVNVAECSGLTLLKQTNGAVNSSKSYTFAIYNGPKGFGTTPVKSETTSLTNSSELFTGVTLSANKNYTLCELNVPSGFSVVWQIDNGDGTFKTVTLYDPNGTGGDYNQGEAVGNLCMEFGPGTAIQLPTNKYGATAMVRLKFLVNNTFPQGTARTPGYWKNWSTCTGGKQVQTALKNGGKAAGFYILDDHLPHTLWSNPGSTKCTGFTLTDCAAAVKILSTQDATGKQKASDAAYNLAKHLMSYQLNIKSGTAPCASAADAAIKAEALLAKYCFNGTKDYLKAASADRTTALSYAKILDAYNNNLACAPLAVNATATALRGASTKDELTTGVYPNPTTSDATITFTVAKTGHAQVDVYNAIGAKVATLYDGEAVAGQMQSVTMKGATLPSGTYFYRVSTDGKTKTNRFLIAR
- the mutM gene encoding DNA-formamidopyrimidine glycosylase, which encodes MKNAPQGHFLVFTPSKFLTSLPELPEVETYRRFLDDIILHQPITAFEVRDAHVLGADEDTLRQRVVGRQVTATRRIGKNCFLELNDGAVLALHFGMTGDVGAYRDDHDAPRFTRVALHLADGLRVAFIDPRKFGRIRLAESVEAYQQAKKLGPDALDVSAPYLKQALGGKKTILKPLLLDQRITAGLGNWIVDEVLFQAKIHPERVANSLGDKEFKALSAAIQLVLQTAIQHEATYRHFPASFLIHAREWDDSATPGSEQHKFCPRHPKTLIDKSYVGGRATYVCSRCQIL
- a CDS encoding PhzF family phenazine biosynthesis protein, yielding MPVSYPFLLVDAFTQTALSGNPCAVVFDADELSPETMQKVAREFNQSETVFVRRSATADFGLRYFTPAEELPLAGHPTIAAITALIYAGRLPLAGIHTTLQLELQEGPIQIDVLAPGGQKPMHVVMTQRRPVFGAVHEPEVVMPFFGLTPDDLYPGALIQTVSTGTPQLMVLLRNHDALRRATPPEPVSFRKYRASSDFFSPHLFCLGGATKAGHTFARHFGVPPDTIEDPVTGSATGGMAAYLWHYRYLDTLNFVAEQGHWLDRPGTVQVSVRGSHESIEMVQIGGTAVVVAVGTMRI
- a CDS encoding M48 family metalloprotease, with translation MLREITDVVGLKPRFELRSTTEVQNAAAVVYNGQRYLLYNPQFVGAVNQAGRTDWAGISILAHEMGHHLNGHTLRAGGSNPTDELEADEFSGFVLRKMGASLAQAQAAMAVIADDQASATHPGRPTRLKAIGEGWQRANGQIVASRNASAPSAAPAVLTQRNPPVTPVQTTSSMVSVIGKITFRDYPDEQYYLTDRLSVVRLGRNSRSAQVVGRLTRSGSRTFPYVLTDGQQRRLYVSANGGVYDTDGEQVGRLSDPS
- a CDS encoding efflux transporter outer membrane subunit, coding for MKAAVARVDEARAAIRVATSTRQPEVTIDPQAYLTRLSGLRPLPFAAGGETGGATTANGITQTQYYVPLNVSYEVDVWGRLRRGVQAAKAESEASEAELRTVQLSLTADAATYYFGIRGLDAELAVLDSTLLARRQSLALTNARFTAGVDNEIAVRRAETELATVEASFFDAQRQRKGLEAALATITGQSASTFSVMPRRGPLNAPQVPASVPAALLTTRPDLLQAERLLAATDARVDAARLARLPTLLLNGFIGPQAAELRDLPKISDNYTYYLGGGISIPVFNGGRLRANQQIAQARYDAQAAEYRQTALVAFQEVETALADVQQTTAQLAAQQRALTAARQAGRLTLERYRRGLADYFQVVDADRITLNAARQRVQTQANQLRYTVQLVRALGGSWE
- a CDS encoding efflux RND transporter periplasmic adaptor subunit → MLGIGVVFAALLLIGLLPRLSKDKKRKEEAEKDANALTIVTVEPAAAAPDTTRVELPADTRSNRETFVFARANGFVKTWYTDIGARVKRGQLLALLSTPELDQQVAQARASLNLARTSFERLRSIELPGAISQQELDEGRAQYEAQQAVLNGLLAQQGFRRVTAPFGGIVTQRNVEVGSLVSASNAEGTQLFKIEQTDTLRAFVNIPQNFVPSIEPGMTTDILIPEYPNRTFAGRVARDAGALNEETRTLLTQVQVPNTDKLLRPGMFAQVRFQLPRTRPSVVISANALVPSGIEPRVVVVANNKIRYQTIVPGRDFGDQIEVIKGLKGGEMLVVNPIESLRDGQQVEARKPKKEDEKPGSQSKPKAPERPYDPDKPRVETPADKKSEK